A region of Methanobrevibacter sp. DNA encodes the following proteins:
- a CDS encoding sugar O-acetyltransferase: protein MELQEYLDYVKTGKKIIANSPQHLLMHELLNEAVRITHKINNEHHTPEEIQELFSELTNQPINRTLGLIPPFNTDCGKNIHIGENVFINSGCKMQDQGGIYIGDDVLIGHNTCLLTLNHAKEPENRADMFPSPIYIGNKAWLGSNVTVLPGVTIGEGAIVAAGAVVTKDVEANTIVGGIPAKFIKNVSE from the coding sequence ATGGAACTTCAAGAATACTTAGATTACGTAAAAACAGGGAAAAAAATAATTGCAAATTCACCACAACACTTACTAATGCACGAATTACTTAATGAAGCTGTTAGAATTACTCATAAGATTAACAATGAACATCACACTCCTGAAGAAATTCAGGAACTGTTTAGTGAATTGACCAATCAACCAATTAACAGAACATTAGGATTAATACCCCCATTTAACACAGATTGCGGGAAAAATATCCATATTGGTGAAAACGTTTTTATAAATTCCGGTTGTAAAATGCAAGATCAAGGAGGAATTTACATTGGAGATGACGTTTTAATAGGCCATAATACATGTCTTCTAACATTGAATCATGCAAAAGAACCTGAAAATAGGGCAGATATGTTCCCTTCCCCAATATATATTGGAAATAAAGCATGGTTAGGTTCAAATGTCACTGTTCTTCCAGGAGTGACTATTGGCGAAGGAGCTATTGTTGCAGCAGGTGCAGTTGTTACAAAAGATGTTGAAGCAAATACCATTGTTGGGGGAATTCCAGCAAAGTTCATAAAAAATGTTAGTGAATAG